The nucleotide window TCATCTTCAGTGCAACAGTATAGCCGATTCCGTTTCCTGTGTGTAATATCGTATCTATATAGCAAATTCGCTTTCTGTGTAACCGAGGGCCTCTCttaatgtattttgtttaaCATGCTGTAATGGAAACTCTTTTACAGCATTTGACGTCAGGCCTGTTGCagtttatataggcctaccatgtatgtattaatattatatagttGTCTGACGTCATCTGTTCACCAAATCATGTCACGTATCTGTACAGTTTGCACTGAGTTGTTTATTTAGCTACCTTATATCATGTAATGTTTGTACTTTGTCTAACTTCCGTTTTCTTCGTTCTTATTtgctccttttttctttctgtttttttttttttttggtttggtgGAGGGGGTATTTTTTGGtattacattatttttgttcAACTGCTTGCTTTCACAAACACTTCCCCTTTTTGACATCTTGAGGGGAAGCCTACATATGTATAAACACgcgcacacacccacacatacacacatacacacacacgcacacatatgtatacatatatataactagatatatatatatatatatgtgaatatataaatatatatatatatatgtgattgtGTGTGCGTGCATGTGTGTTTGTTGAGAGCCTTAACTGGATCTAACGCTGATAGAAAGGCCCTAGTTATTACGTACCGTTATacaatatacaaaaataaattaaataaccTCATTAATGACATGTTATGACAAATTTAAACTACATACTCTCATTTTTCCAATGAAAATGATTAACCTCGTCCTTCACAGTTTTGTCGATTTGTGAAGTGAAAAATACACCAACAGTCATAAAATTAGgttaaaatatatcattaaaCTAGGGCCGAGCTGACGTGACTGTAGCTGATAAATCAAGTAGATTTCATGCctttatataaatacaaatgaGAATCAGAATAATTGAAATATTGGATTCTAAGCTGaacagaacatatatatataagatgcGATGATTTTTACTAAATTACAAAATGCGATCAGTTTCTATAGGCCTATCAATTTCCTTATAGGTAATATACGTCTATAATATACTATGCGTTATGCTGTGTGTCACGCAAGCGATGCCAGCCAATTTGGCGTTTGCTAGGCGTTTTCGAGTTAATGATTAATTACTGAACATTACTTGGGTGGCTCTCTCCTTATATTAATAGTTGGGTCATCCACAGCCGATTCATTTGCTAGTATACAATACTATTGTACTGTTACATGACAACAATTAACGatattattttatcaaaatatatcattgtaccatgtaataatgtatgcaacaatattattgtggatgttttatattttgttttattatgatcCAATATTGTTGTATGATACTATGTGCATCGtctaatatgcaataatattatTGTGAATggtttatattgttttattatgaTACATGTTGTTGTATGATACCTATTTGCATCGGGTGTCAAACAAGAGGTATGATTGACCCTCGTTTAAATGCAATGTTAATATTTGAGATTCCGGAAAAGATTATGACTTATGGAGATTTACATATAACAACGTATTTTGATGCAATAAATATGATAAGAGGGGCATATCATGAACTGCAGGTAGAAGATAGACttatttacatacatcaaagaCAAGGTTTAATAACATGGAAGGATCTCTAACGTATAAAAGGcttgaataaaaatgaaaacgtATACATtagacgtatatatatatatatatacgtcaccaaaaacagaactagtattgttcgatacaggtgacaaacgccaacagtggaattacgaccttccttaccggtttcgaacctctggacatacaatcagcgtccatggccttgttggttagggtgtccgcgtacaaagcgggaggcccaggttcgaatcccggtggaggctggaagttttttcactgttcttgattttccaactcattacgattttcatttatatatattcatttgcctttgtcgtttacctccatttcattaacagaAAGTCTGtccaaagtatctctttcgagatccggctttaggattcacaaatgattttcgagttggttagcatcatgtttgatctctagagtaaggcaaattatgtcaccaaaaacagaactagtattgttcgatacaggtgacaaacgccaacagtggaattacgaccttccttaccggtttcgaacctctggacatacaatcagcgtccatggcctagttggttagggtgtccgcgtacaaagcgggaggcccgggttagaatcccggtggaggctggaagttttttcactgttcttgactttccaactcattacgattttcatttatatatatatttaaattatgaaataaaattagtaacattttattattaaatatgtgaTTGATACTAATATTGAAAATTCCGTTCTTTCCGTTGGTATATAACCGACTGGGCTCGTTACACGTTGTCGTGTACGATCAGCGAAGACAGTAAAAGCGAGGTGTCAACCAGGCCCTTGCAATCAGTTATGTAACTAGTCATGTTATGCCGAGTGCAACGACACATTATACGTCCCTGGTATTACGGTTATCATTCTGAGGCGATGGTTTTGAAACGTTTGTACAGTTTGCATGTTATATTAAAGACTTGGCAGTTGGATATATCGATTACTAAAGGAGGTATACCGTATTAACCCGACCGCCATCCTCTGTCCAACATGTGATAAAGATTACGGCCATCAACAGCTTGCCCGAGCAGACGATCTGAAATGATTGTGTCCGGCCAAAATAGTATGACAAATTTACTAAAGATCAACACAgccacaaaagaaaaacactttACGATCgatttcgtccttttgggactcgtCAGGTGAAGGTAGGAATCAAGCCCCAGACACTCTACTGCGTATACGAATGAACGCCAGTAATATCTCAGCAGTGGCCGTGGTGGTATGGACTTAGGTCTGTAACACAAAGGtctttatatatagcctatatatacatatatacatagcctatatatctatctatatatagtaaataaataaagaacaacacatcagaaaaattccacttcacgaccggtttcgtccttttgggactcatcaggcgaaggtaggaatcgagtgtcagtaccactcgaccacagtgattctactggtgtgtgaatgtgtataaactggctttgtataactgttattgagggcgtattacccaagtgctatgattgtacagagtgcacccctagTACTTTGGATCTGACAATTAACCAATGAAGTgattgtaaagtaaaagtaatgtGACAAACTTTAGGAAGAACGTAAATCAACCGAGCCGCTCCATTAAGAACCATTTGAACTCTTCGAAGCTTATAATCAGGTAAACCAATCATGAGTGCATTACAGTAGTCAATATGGCTAATTACAAAAGCATTAATAAGAGTGTTAGTACAGTCCTTATCCAGGAATTTTCTGATCTGACGAATATTATAAAGCTCATGGTATGCCCTAGAGCAAACTTTTCCAATATGAATGTCCATTGACATGTTGCTGTCAATGATAAACCCCAAGATTTTTTTGCACTATTACATGGCTTAATATCCACGTTACCTACTTTGATCATCTGAACCCGAGTCTTAGCAACTTGTTGACGAGTACCAATTAAAAGAAACTCAGTCTTGGAATCAATGATCAATAGCCTATTGCTGAGCATCCAATGTCTTATTTCGAAGATAAGTGATTGCCAGAACAGCCCGTTCCTCGGATAACAAAGAACCAgcattgaaagataaatatatctgtgtatcatcagcataaccaTGTGCGTTAGGGAGGTGTTTAGAGACAATGACAAACAAAtgagaaacataacaaagaaaaaagaataggACCGAGACAGCTGCCCTAGGGTACACCACAATTCAAAGAAAACTCTTTCCATGAGATATTTTCTATAGATACATGCTGTTTTCTGAAAGTCAGATAATTACCATTCCATTTTTGGGCATTATTAACACTACCAAATTGGGTACGCAATATGTTAACAAGAATATTATGGTtgacggtatatatatatatatatatatatatatatatatatatatattcttattatacagtactccttatttgtcaattatgtgTCATATCTATTTtctatgtttttatttaataatttcCTTAGGAATCATGCACTTggattttctttaatttatagGAATAACGAAGTCGACTGACCCCAATGATTGAGATAACCTGTAGCATGTTTACCCATACTATATAGGCTACAATGACACACTTTCAAATGTCGTTCCGTATGACAGTAATTATGTATtccttttaatttaaattatcaTACATGGGACTCTCTATAATAAAgccttttatttgtttatttttttaaataactttaACAAGACATATGCAAATGTTCAGATTTATActgtaataaaatatgataaaatcatGCTCCCCCACTGATAATGTACGCAGTAGGTGGAATAAACATCTCCATAACAATTCACTTGCAGTATCGGTTATCTGTATACAAAGATTAAGACTTCCAAGGTGCACGGAAGTTCGAGACGTGAAAGGAGGCTGTGTTCGTCAGACAGCTGATGTGGTATGAAGCTCCGAGGGCGGTAGCCTGCGTGCTCAGCTATTCCATATACCGCCTACGGCGGCTAGATCAGGGGTTGGCAAGAAATTGATTTCGCAGACCTCAGCAAATTTTGGTCTGGACTATTCTTTCATTCCAATGTCCttggcggggggtgggggtaacaATGTccttggcggggggggggggcaagtggtGTTGGGCGTGGCAATACAATTTGACTGGGGGATCCCACCGCTGGTTACGCAACCTGTAACCAAAGGTAAATATCGCTTTTGAACCACCTTTGTTGAGCATTTTCAAACAATAAATTCTTCTGGTAAGGGGCCCAGATATATACCCATTCACTTTCTCCAACTTTTTCGGAAGCTTCTATACGCTACATCCTTAACTTCAAGTAAATATGTCACCCAACAACTAGCAGCTAAATGTATGTATTAAAACCAGCACACGTTATAGCATTTGCTTGCATATAACAAGTGCATGCCGGTGAACTTGGTTTACTAACGTGTAATTCATCATCTTGCTTCATTTTCTGTATAGTAGCTATAGGCTATAATTTCTTTGTATTGTTAACATCCACTCCCCCTTTCAACGTcacacaaaacatgaaaagtagcaaaacctTGCTTACACACCTAATTATAGCGTAAATATGTCTCACGGTGCGCCATTTTTATTTTAGATTTTGACAGTATTTTAGCGGATGACCCCAGAACCCCACCCCATCCACGCACATATGAGACCGTGGACCAAATCCCTTTAAAGTGAACATCGTGGATCCACCACAGCGTACATGCAACATTTAAGGTCCAGCAAGCCCACATCAacaaagtataaaatatttttgtccGTCCGTCGGCGAAGAAAATAGGTGAGAATGCTAACACAGTGTATCACCTCCATAATCATAATGTGCAGAAATTAGTACTCAGACAATGGCGCTACGGTAATTAGGTGAACATAGAGCCGTATATAGACAAATATATGGCTCTGAACAGGATCGTAAGTACGAAAGCCCATTAAAgccaagtttattttgtttgccATAATGAGCTTCCGTACGTAAGTCTTCGCTTTACCGCCGCGGTGAACAATGGCAATTTGTTGGTCGCCGTATCCCCACTTTGTCTTCAACTTATGGTAATTTTACTTTGGTGGTACGAAGTTGGTCATAAAGTACTTTTTATTTCACTAAGAACTGCTTAAAGACACATTTATGATGCTTTCTGTGGGTTAGTGCTTATAATTCTAAATAAGACATCAAACTTCGAAACCCGTACGTGGTTCCTCTACTAATTTCAAGAATTTTAGACTAATTTAGTTGATATGGGAAAAGAttaaagatttttgttttttgttattgaattaaattaaattaaattacattaaatGTCCCGTTATGTTAACAGATCCATACGATCACATCACATCATTTGTGCTGCAAGCGGCCCACCTCAATATCTGTCCTTAATTTCTCACCAAATTCCCATACAAGAATGGCTTATACCGTATCTTTATAGTATTTCAATCATATGTGACTCCATATAGAGACACATATCATATTTATGAGCATTAATCATACTTCTTTTGTAAACCATTGTTTTTGTGATTGGTAGTTAAATGTATTGTTCTTATTCAACCGCCGTGTAACCACTAGTTAACCTGGGTATTGTTCTCAATAAAAATCTGTATTATAGCGCTGAATGTATGAACAATAAAAAATGATCAGGCAAGTATAGGTTAAAAAATAGCTATGGTATTCTGTAAGAAGAGGATTTACGtgaatcaaaacaaaagaaactgaTAAAGGAAAGAATACGGCACATAAGGCCTCGGAGTTAAAATGAAGGATTTAGCTTCTGCTGTCATTGAGTGGTGATGTAAAACTGTTTAAGGCTTGTAAGTAGCTATGGGGCTCAGACCTCCATCCCCATCACGGAGAAAGCTGCAACGTTATCATGCACATTTTTATTCACAAGAAAGGGaccagaatttttttaaatcaaatcagcgatctttgtgaagaacaacacCACAGACAGCTAAGATATGAAATCGTGCTCCGATTTGAAGATACCTTAGAAGTTTACAAGTCGTGTCTGGGAGTTGCCagtttgtaaatctgtgatgtcatatagtGCCactaagaaacattttctttgctCTACGTTTGTCTTTTCATATTTGCAAGGTCGAATGTTAATAGTGTTGGCACTGAAACCATTTCCGTGATTAGTTGATAGTAAGAGGTTCCGTAGTTTAAAGTCAGCATCTGCAAAACCCAACTCcatttacagaaaataaacaatgtaataaataaagaaagtgAAATCAGTAATTGAGGCACacgtggctcgatgatgtcatatttagacttgatcaagtcaaatcAGGTAACACCAAAGAACTATGGGTAACACttaatctgtgatatctcccaaatggaataagactTTGTTAGCTGTTAGAGAAAGTTCtacatgatgtcatatttaaatTTGATGAAGTCTTGTTTTGGCCGTACGTGTCAAGTGACACTTACTCTGTGATTTTTCCCAAAATGAGTAAGAGTTTGTTAGCTCAGTATTTGTGGAAGTTTTACATGACTGTTATCTCCATGACGTAACCGATAAAGATAATCGGGTTTGTTTGCCGTTTAACTCATCAACGTACAGCCTAGTTGCCTGATTGGCGTTCCATTGTAGATAGGCCTAGGTAAACAAAGATTTTGTCTGTGTGCCTTGGGTAGCAAGGCCCAATCTCTTCACATAAAAATCAAGATCCCGGTTACAGTAGCGCTCCTGGTTAGTGGTCATAGATCAATGAGATTTAATTTCGGCCTAAGCCTAAACCACTTAGCATATGGAAgataggcctacagtatgcTAACGGACTAGCCAAGGCCTAAGTAATAGTGATACAGCTTCACACACTGATCAGTGACAACATTTGTACAGATAGAGATAGGCTAGGCCAAGCCTAGGTTCACTGCAACTGTACTGTAGTGCTGATCTAATACTCATAATGCACTGATACAGTGAcactcataataataataaacaataagtAAAGAACTAATGCGACTCATTTCAAAGCAACTATTGACACTGATGTTCTGATGGCCTATATTTCTGTAGGCATGGTACAAGTTTGCAATTAGCTGGGAATTGACTGACACAGTAACTGGATCAACTagtgtagtactagtagcatggtgacttcgaagttcggacacttaagacttaaaacaccccaaaactaaatcttctggtataaatcaccggaaaataaacttcatatggtgggagaattgttttatagtacgatacacggccaaactttctttcctgcaaactgttttcacgttgtattccaagaagattcttcgtgattgtggaactggtatttctttgctagagtattgcgaagttcggacacgcaacccacagtgtggcgctggtgataaaattggtggcgcagttgctttttcagtaattataacttCATATATCTCggtcattttattgactaatatgtaagtattttcttgcacacgggccattttggagagaaaataactgtagcttcgtactttttggtgaaatttggctcttagggtgtccgaacttcacaGTATGCCGAACTTTGCACTACTgactatagtagtagtactagccTAGTTACAGTATGCTAGGCCAAGACtagattgaaatattttgtttgaatgCCTGATTGGTCCAGCCTTATAATGTAATATCAAATTATAGGCTTAAGTTAGTAGCCTTAGGGTATTCTATGCAAAACAAAGCAACTAGGCCTTATCTGCTTGAACTGAGGTAGTTCTGTTGTTCGATGTAAAAGATATCATAGAGATATGCCTAGGGGGACCTAGGAATACATAACTtatattctgaggcatattaagGCAACAGATTAGTTTTATAAGTACGTATGTTTATGTGCAAGGTTGTGCTTATAACTACTGTCAATGTTATTGTGTATTTGGGATGAGGGGTGAAAAGGGGTAAGGATTTACACCCCACCCCTGGATTTGGGGCTCATTCCTGGGTTGTTATCTCTCGTCATTTGGCTAAATAAGGGTTTCATCAGGAAAATTTATCGTATGATTGAGTAGCTAGGTACCCCTTTTTTAATCCACCATTGGGGAAATAAGCGCTTATGCATCCATTATTTGACTGAAGATCGATTAATTAAGTAAGACCACCGTAGATATTAAGACAAGGATCAGTATTTTGCAAAGTATCCAAGTTATGAGTAAACCAAAAAACTGCCTGACTTCTTGACTTAATCATATTGACCATTGCACTTCCAATATGAATTGATCATATATTCTTGATGGGCTCCAAGACGGGAAAGTCCTTTTTACAAGGTCCTTCCAACTTCAGCACAAAACAGGTGTACAAAAGTTCACAAAAATCAGAAATAAATGCTAACAGCACTGCACACCAAtgatacactgtactgtacaactcCAATAACCTCACAACCATGCAGTTCCTCATCATTAAGATTCCAATGATTGTCTAATTTTGCCTTGAAATCATTCAATAAAGTTGCAGAAACCTCAACCTCAGGTATAGAGTTCTATGTATTAACAACTCTCTATGCAAATATCTATGCATTCCGTAGATGTACTGTACTCAGTATACATCAGgtatgcaagggcggcggaaccgggggggcacagggggcacgtgcccccccacttttcctcaggttaaaaatgtgccctttttctacataaaaatttaggtgtctcaagttagcaagaggccaaggaaccagaatgaacactcgggaagggccgttttcggccatctgaggggtttgtaaaaccaaaaaatttcttctacgctccgcgccaaccgatggtggcgctccgctcagatagtacgtgcatacaactttgcaaatcctggatatgcccctgacttttaatgaatttctgtgggtcaaactcaaagctatttcgaatggaaaaaaattgttaaaatattaacaagaaataaactctaattcgaaagattcctacattggcaactagcatgatttcacctcattttgtctcaaaagaaaacttgttccttgtttccaaatttgcacattggatattgcagtgctagtatgcatagagggggggggggggggcgttgatagagtaatgtgtatacgcaaataagataatacaataaaagttatgaagggtactaaatataaggctacatcagtccaatcgaatttctgcaaagtgccctttgatgtcggtgcccccccagattaaaagtgcttccgccgcccttgcaggTATGCCTTCTgtcaatatattttttgttttgaaagacTAAATTTACACATTTCCAGTGGGAAATGAAGTTTCATGCTAGTTAAAATGGTAatttggccaattttttggCTGTATTGCAAGATACAGTATCTACAGTATTTTTTTTGCTGCTACAAATTTAAAACGTCTTCCACTCGTATGTACATGATCTCTAACAGTTTTCAAGTGTTTTTCAAGTGTAATCACCTATCCTATCAAAATAGTCACTTTCACAATATGGTGTcataaaatattcatttatCAGCCACATATTGTAGATTGTTATCATGTTGATTATGAAATCAAAACTTGAGCTTTTGTCAACACCTTGACATGCttgttgagaagaaaaaaaaggaaggctTACTTCAGCATGACACTTAACCTATAGATCTTGTTTCTTTCTCCgttgtgatttttttatttaaggTATAATATTCcaatttttctttgctttgctGTATTTGCACTTTATGTTCATGGTTTATAATAAAGACATCTTAACTGTTGATTCTTTTTGATACAAATTGAagaagtatgtacagtattcatGTGATGTTTTGTCTGAGTTATTGTGTACATAGATGAGAGGAGGGGagtggagagggggggtggggtgagggggagaCTATTCTACAATTTCACCTTGTATAGTTAGGAAGAATGCAGACTGCTTTCTTATTGTACAGTAATGTAGAATGCAGACTGCTTCTTCCTGTAGACTAGGGTTGTCCACCTACGGCCCGcaggccacagtccggcccaccgcagggttgcgtccggcccccCAGAGATGCTCTACAGTGCGAAATttagcagatttattgataacaatttgaagctatataatcaatcattcgaactttctgggtccaaaaaactgcatacaggtcagtttgtgtgacactctctcagcggaggggggaggggtggggcggctggactttatccATCTGTTTTATCAGAAAGGAAAATagatcagtgcgctccgcgcgcagtgctcacattttgttgccttgggcttcgggcaaaaaatcgaaaaatcaagcgtagggttcatgcggccccctccttcatcataatcattccatgtggccctcctctgcaaaaggttggacaaccctgctgtaGACAAACATTAGTATAAGAGACAACAACTATCAAACAAATGATAGCAGTAGGGGATgatctaacatatatatattatatttattacccACACTAAGACTGACCTGCAGTAGGGTATGATTTtacatgtacatattatatttattacctaCACTAGGACTGTTTGACTTTACTGTCTACCCAAATGAATTTTAAAGTTTGGAGAACTCTTTAACAAACTGCCTGGCAAATAAAAAAGCCTGTAGGTAGGTCATGTGCTTCATAGTTCATACAGTAGGCAGACTACAGATACTGTAAATGGTAGTTTTGGGATGAGTGTAACTACAAATAGTGATAGCTTAGAATTAATACAATCTGTGAAATAATAACTACCTTTCCTCTTTCAAATCTTTCTTTACAGATCCTAACATACTTTTCTTGCTCTCTGCTGCTGAGAAGGAGATTTTCATTGATCAATCCTGTTATAAAGGACAGTACAGTGATGGTACTCAGGAAGTGTGGAATATTCTTCATCTCTCAATAGAAGTGTCTAAAACTGCCACTGGACGTCCTTCTCTTAAAGGTCAAATGCATCGGTTCTAAATGTGAACAGAGCTATCAAACAGTACTTCTTTTGCTCTCCCGAGCGCTACATGATGAACAGGGGTTGcatttgaaagttttgtttCTGCATGTAAAAGCTGATATTAtgacaaaaaacacaaaacatagTCAAAGCAGATTTAAAGTGAAGCCAAACGATGCAGTATACAATACATTCTGATTTATTCTGAGAAGACAACTAAGATGAATGAAGAGCTAATAGTCGAGTCAGTGAGAAAAGACGATTCAGAGGTAGGAGATGGAGGTATCACCAAAAAGGATGTCAACTATATATCTGAGAAAGATGACATCAGCCAACTGggtcaacaaacaaacatgtctGCCATTCAAGAAGGTGAGGACTAGCTATAGCACATGAAACAATTTGAGTCATAGATATGGAtgatgttaaaatatatttgaaggaAATCCAGAATTTAATGTTATTGGCCTACCTCTGAGTGGATATGTGTGTACTATGTTTGTGATTTGTTATTTCCTAGTCCAGTTATCAATTAATAAATTTTGATAGCTTCTCAACAATCAATGTTGCATTTGAACAGTTACAGTCATTTTGGGTCAGTCTGTTTGGCTTGGTGAAACACAAGAACTTTGCCAGAGAGCAGAAACTCATTTCTGTTGATAAGTTGATCAAATTGCCTGATTTGCTAAAGCTGAACCAATCTGAATGGATGATTAAGAAAAATTCCAACCCCAACGCCCACCACCTCAACACCCACTATCCCTAACCCTTCTCAATCCATGACCATtctagacccccccccctccatgacCATTCTTGACCTCCGTTCATGACTGCACTAGACCCCTGTCCATGACCATTTTAGACCTCTGTCCATGACCATTCTAAACCTCCGTCCATGACCATTCTAGACCTACGTCCATGACCGTTCTAGACCTCCATCCATGACCATTGCAGACTTCTTTCCATGACCATTGCAGACTTCTTTCCATGACCATTCTAGACCTCCATCCATGACTATTCTAGACCTCCATCCATGACCATTCTAGACCTCCGTCCATGCCCATCACCACAATGTTAACCTTTTGACTTCCTCTCCTGAAGTTGTAGCATCAAATGGGAACACCATCTTTGAGGACTAATTCATTCCTAATGATTCCTTTACAGAAAATGCCGGCAAGTCACCGACTTCACTGAAGAAATCAACAATGTTACCAACACCAGTCAGTGAAGAAACCATCACAACACTAAGCAGAGCTTTCATGCAGGCCTTTCAGCCTCATTTTGAGAATTCCAAAGAGTCCTTACATGAGCTGATGTGAGTATAAGGGTTCCAAAACAgatcatcaaatatttcaaaatatgaagaaaaaaattatgaggTGAAAGCCCACATCCTTTACAGCATGTTTTATTGAGAATATGTCATCTTGGGggaggtgaaggggggggggggggtggaagaagAGAGTAATTGACACCATCAATGACAGTTTGCTCTTCTTTACGACCTACTCAACCTGCAGTAGAGTATATTGTAAAGTATGAATTAATTTGATACATAGGTCTGCATTAGTGCAAGAACCTTACTGATCCCTCGAAGTCAAGAATGACCAAACTGAAATATTGCAGGGAATGTTACCGCTGAATGTTCTCGCGTAAATTGAGGGAACCACCTCTTTAAACCCATCGCTTTTC belongs to Apostichopus japonicus isolate 1M-3 chromosome 4, ASM3797524v1, whole genome shotgun sequence and includes:
- the LOC139966430 gene encoding biogenesis of lysosome-related organelles complex 1 subunit 6-like isoform X2; amino-acid sequence: MNEELIVESVRKDDSEVGDGGITKKDVNYISEKDDISQLGQQTNMSAIQEENAGKSPTSLKKSTMLPTPVSEETITTLSRAFMQAFQPHFENSKESLHELIRNQELLLDTVQQENQKYEENHMLEDVDETMKKARLYQTKLVNIRKEMIHLHERVGKLKFLSS